A region from the Salvelinus fontinalis isolate EN_2023a chromosome 23, ASM2944872v1, whole genome shotgun sequence genome encodes:
- the LOC129821004 gene encoding immunoglobulin superfamily member 3 isoform X2, with translation MGCLQSYITSILLLLSGLIQWGGARVLVEVQSGPLHRVIGYPISISCNVSGFSNPSAQQDFRFSVYKPKNPTQEIQIISTDDNNYAMAVYGARVRGDVITLERLSVTSVLFHVKSLEDGDEGEYECHTPNSEVVYDGTYNAKTTLKVIKDTLTASSTGPASFSLSEGDDLTLQCLASTNTFQHTHLSITWYHHGDREASPHPIISLDRDLTVSPGQRFEGRYQKGLIVLDKLEEATYRLKMARIELSDAGMIYCHAQEWIQDPDRSWYPIAQKDTQPTMLEVKAIVVAPDQGSGSMVVRMIVHKTQLQEGEELSLHCIVDTQGPVGQFFSVAWVKDNQELAQIGPTGVLSVGPEYGGRESGGELRAVRMREKTHLLTLRPVRTQDQGVYHCRAWPQERDGNGVFTQGSTQDSTTETITITATESGLAVAMETQQVSVDEGDALQLTCRVSGVKGQLSVTWQHRSASMATGHFSDIISLSRVGVMELGAEFGKRNVRTMRPMADTFTLELGEVTPSDAGAYQCTVSEWTTEANGNGKKTHSQSQDCSVEVHHVESLLSVYLSSRGVQVTVGGEVELVCRVQGPSLPVTVTWSLQREGQSAPDNILTLSYTGDITWSGDQSNYQLRATTGKKEVRYYLRIIKASHKETGRYQCVISAFLLGRHRKPWNSNALGVLVQTPESVLTLSSSSSPLDKSVKTDIQMECSVAKATSNSSRFAVSWLAQKNGEGNKTVLSSDRDAVITLGLGSGTEQRISMRRREGRSFELTIRQARSWDNGMYYCVVEEWLQDPHGQWYKLQPSSAAMELRLQETVSDLSVDKTEQETEVREGEGVELTCTLTSGASDPASLYALTWFYLKRGSSSSSRVPLVILGRDGLLKYPDDKWHQDQKGRLIFSRPTHGTFLLGLQRALQGDSGVYQCQVDQYKLNHEGIWEQTASDQSGTADLTVKPIESVLTLSSSPSPLDQSVNTDIQMECSVVKPTANSSRFAVIWLAQKKGEGNQTILHSYHDAVVTVGQGAGLGGEQRISMRRSEGRRFKLTIRQARSWDSGMYYCVVEEWLQDPLGRWYKLQPSSAAMELRINQKVTNLSVNQTDLEMEVKEGEGAELTCALTSGDPASLYSLTWFYMRRGSSSSPRVPLVILGHDGVLKYPEDQDNRGLQDQKGRLIFSSPSHGTFLLGLQRALQGDSGVYQCQVDQYKLNHGNWELIATNQSGKTNLTVRRPIDVSEVLSEQGFVTESVLGIFIPLVCILAILVMVLSIKLKRKGSAGNKKQANSLCLEVNPLNPRPED, from the exons ATGGGGTGTCTCCAGTCGTACATTACCAGTATCCTGCTCCTCCTGAGTGGACTCATCCAATGGG GCGGGGCCAGGGTGCTTGTAGAGGTGCAGTCTGGCCCTCTGCATCGTGTGATTGGCTACCCTATCTCCATCTCCTGCAACGTGAGTGGCTTCTCTAACCCGTCGGCCCAGCAGGACTTCAGATTCTCAGTCTACAAGCCAAAAAACCCCACCCAGGAGATCCAGATCATCAGCACAGATGACAACAACTATGCCATGGCAGTGTACGGTGCCCGCGTCAGGGGGGATGTCATCACTCTGGAGCGCCTGTCAGTGACCTCGGTCCTCTTCCACGTGAAGAGTCTGGAGGATGGGGACGAGGGCGAGTACGAGTGCCACACCCCAAACTCAGAAGTTGTATATGACGGGACGTACAACGCAAAGACCACATTGAAGG TGATTAAGGACACCCTGACCGCCTCCTCCACTGGCCCCGCCTCCTTTAGTCTATCAGAGGGTGACGACCTAACCCTGCAATGTCTCGCCTCCACCAACACTTTCCAGCACACCCACCTGTCCATCACCTGGTATCACCATGGAGACAGGGAGGCCTCGCCCCACCCCATCATCTCTCTGGACCGTGATTTGACGGTGAGTCCGGGTCAGCGGTTTGAGGGTCGGTACCAGAAGGGGCTCATTGTTCTGGACAAGCTGGAGGAGGCCACCTACAGGCTGAAGATGGCCAGGATTGAGCTGTCCGATGCAGGGATGATCTACTGCCATGCCCAGGAGTGGATCCAAGACCCAGACCGAAGCTGGTACCCAATTGCCCAAAAAGACACACAGCCAACCATGTTGGAGGTCAAAGCCATAG TGGTGGCTCCAGACCAGGGCTCTGGTTCTATGGTGGTGAGGATGATCGTGCACAAAACACAGCTTCAGGAGGGGGAGGAGCTATCCTTGCATTGCATTGTGGATACACAGGGCCCAGTGGGTCAGTTCTTCTCAGTGGCCTGGGTCAAGGACAACCAGGAGCTGGCCCAGATTGGGCCCACAGGGGTTCTGTCTGTGGGGCCGGAGTACGGTGGGCGAGAGAGTGGGGGTGAGCTGAGAGCTGTGCGAATGAGGGAGAAGACACACCTGCTCACCCTGCGACCCGTCAGAACCCAGGACCAGGGAGTGTACCACTGCAGGGCCTGGCCACAGGAGAGGGATGGGAACGGGGTCTTCACACAGGGATCCACCCAGGACTCCACCACAGAGACTATCACCATCACAGCTACAG AAAGTGGTTTGGCTGTTGCCATGGAGACCCAACAGGTGAGTGTTGACGAAGGGGATGCACTACAACTCACCTGTAGAGTGAGCGGGGTCAAGGGTCAGCTCTCTGTCACCTGGCAACACAGATCAGCCTCAATGGCAACAGGCCACTTCAGTGATATCATCAGCCTGAGCCGGGTGGGTGTGATGGAACTGGGGGCAGAGTTTGGGAAGCGTAATGTTCGTACAATGCGTCCCATGGCAGACACATTCACCCTGGAGCTGGGTGAGGTCACGCCCTCTGATGCAGGAGCCTATCAGTGCACCGTCTCTGAGTGGACCACGGAAGCCAACGGCAACGGCAAGAAAACTCACAGCCAATCACAGGACTGCAGCGTGGAGGTCCATCATGTGG AGTCTCTGCTGAGTGTGTACCTGAGTAGTCGTGGTGTCCAGGTGACAGTGGGGGGTGAGGTGGAGCTGGTGTGTCGGGTTCAAGGGCCCTCCCTCCCGGTTACTGTAACGTGGAGCCTGCAGCGTGAGGGGCAGTCTGCCCCAGACAACATCCTGACCCTGTCGTACACTGGTGACATCACGTGGAGTGGCGACCAGAGCAACTACCAGTTGAGGGCGACCACCGGGAAGAAGGAAGTGCGTTACTACCTCCGCATCATCAAAGCGAGCCACAAGGAGACTGGGCGCTACCAGTGTGTGATCTCAGCGTTCCTGCTAGGGAGACACAGAAAGCCGTGGAACTCCAACGCTCTGGGTGTGCTGGTCCAGACTCCAG agAGTGTACTCACCTTGTCCTCTAGCTCCTcccctctggataagagtgtcaagACAGACATACAGATGGAATGCTCCGTAGCCAAAGCAACCTCTAACTCATCCCGCTTCGCTGTCAGCTGGTTGGCCCAGAAGAACGGGGAGGGGAACAAGACGGTCCTCAGCTCCGACCGTGATGCTGTGATAACGCTAGGGCTGGGATCAGGAACAGAACAGCGAATCAGCATGAGAAGACGTGAGGGGCGGAGCTTTGAGCTGACCATTCGACAGGCCCGTAGCTGGGACAATGGGATGTACTACTGCGTGGTGGAGGAGTGGCTACAGGATCCTCACGGCCAATGGTACAAGCTCCAGCCCTCTTCTGCAGCCATGGAACTCCGCCTACAAGAGACGG tgagtGACCTCAGTGTGGATAAGACAGAACAGGAGACGGAggtcagagagggggagggagtggaGCTAACTTGCACTTTGACCTCTGGTGCTTCTGACCCCGCCTCACTCTATGCCCTCACCTGGTTCTACTTGAAGCgtggctcctcctcctcttccagagtTCCTCTCGTGATTCTGGGCCGTGACGGCTTACTGAAGTACCCAGATGACAAGTGGCACCAGGACCAGAAGGGGAGGCTGATCTTCTCCAGGCCCACTCATGGTACCTTTCTGCTGGGTCTGCAGAGAGCTCTTCAGGGTGACAGTGGAGTCTACCAGTGCCAAGTGGACCAGTACAAGCTCAATCATGAGGGCATCTGGGAACAGACTGCTTCAGACCAATCAGGCACAGCTGACCTCACAGTAAAACCAATAG AGAGTGTACTCACCTTGTCCTCTAGTCCCTCCCCTCTGGATCAGAGTgtcaacacagacatacagatgGAATGCTCCGTCGTCAAGCCAACCGCTAACTCCTCCCGCTTCGCTGTCATCTGGTTGGCTCAGAAGAAGGGGGAGGGGAACCAGACCATCCTTCACTCATACCATGACGCCGTGGTAACGGTAGGCCAAGGTGCGGGATTAGGTGGTGAACAGCGAATCAGCATGAGGAGAAGTGAGGGTCGACGCTTCAAGCTGACCATTCGACAAGCACGTAGCTGGGATAGTGGGATGTACTACTGCGTGGTGGAGGAGTGGCTACAGGATCCTCTTGGTCGATGGTACAAGCTCCAGCCCTCTTCTGCAGCCATGGAACTCCGTATAAACCAGAAAG TGACTAATCTCAGTGTTAACCAGACAGATCTGGAGATGGAGGTcaaagagggggagggggcagAGTTGACCTGTGCCTTGACCTCAGGTGATCccgcctctctctactctctcacctGGTTCTACATGAGGCgtggctcctcctcctctcccagggTTCCTCTAGTGATTTTGGGCCATGATGGTGTCCTGAAGTACCCTGAGGACCAGGACAACCGAGGGCTCCAGGACCAGAAGGGGAGGCTGATATTCTCCAGTCCCTCTCATGGTACCTTTCTGCTGGGTCTGCAGAGAGCTCTTCAGGGTGACAGTGGAGTCTACCAGTGTCAAGTGGACCAGTACAAGCTCAATCATGGCAACTGGGAATTAATCGCCACCAACCAATCAGGAAAAACCAACCTCACTGTACGACGACCAATAG ATGTGTCTGAGGTGCTGTCTGAACAAGGATTCGTCACTGAATCAGTTCTCGGCATCTTCATCCCTCTTGTCTGTATCCTGGCGATTCTTGTCATGGTGCTGTCAATCAAGCTGAAGCGGAAGGGCTCAGCTGGAAACAAGAAACAGGCCAACTCTCTGTGCCTGGAGGTTAACCCACTGAATCCACGCCCAGAAGACTGa
- the LOC129821004 gene encoding immunoglobulin superfamily member 3 isoform X1, which produces MGCLQSYITSILLLLSGLIQWGGARVLVEVQSGPLHRVIGYPISISCNVSGFSNPSAQQDFRFSVYKPKNPTQEIQIISTDDNNYAMAVYGARVRGDVITLERLSVTSVLFHVKSLEDGDEGEYECHTPNSEVVYDGTYNAKTTLKVIKDTLTASSTGPASFSLSEGDDLTLQCLASTNTFQHTHLSITWYHHGDREASPHPIISLDRDLTVSPGQRFEGRYQKGLIVLDKLEEATYRLKMARIELSDAGMIYCHAQEWIQDPDRSWYPIAQKDTQPTMLEVKAIVVAPDQGSGSMVVRMIVHKTQLQEGEELSLHCIVDTQGPVGQFFSVAWVKDNQELAQIGPTGVLSVGPEYGGRESGGELRAVRMREKTHLLTLRPVRTQDQGVYHCRAWPQERDGNGVFTQGSTQDSTTETITITATESGLAVAMETQQVSVDEGDALQLTCRVSGVKGQLSVTWQHRSASMATGHFSDIISLSRVGVMELGAEFGKRNVRTMRPMADTFTLELGEVTPSDAGAYQCTVSEWTTEANGNGKKTHSQSQDCSVEVHHVESLLSVYLSSRGVQVTVGGEVELVCRVQGPSLPVTVTWSLQREGQSAPDNILTLSYTGDITWSGDQSNYQLRATTGKKEVRYYLRIIKASHKETGRYQCVISAFLLGRHRKPWNSNALGVLVQTPESVLTLSSSSSPLDKSVKTDIQMECSVAKATSNSSRFAVSWLAQKNGEGNKTVLSSDRDAVITLGLGSGTEQRISMRRREGRSFELTIRQARSWDNGMYYCVVEEWLQDPHGQWYKLQPSSAAMELRLQETVSDLSVDKTEQETEVREGEGVELTCTLTSGASDPASLYALTWFYLKRGSSSSSRVPLVILGRDGLLKYPDDKWHQDQKGRLIFSRPTHGTFLLGLQRALQGDSGVYQCQVDQYKLNHEGIWEQTASDQSGTADLTVKPIESVLTLSSSPSPLDQSVNTDIQMECSVVKPTANSSRFAVIWLAQKKGEGNQTILHSYHDAVVTVGQGAGLGGEQRISMRRSEGRRFKLTIRQARSWDSGMYYCVVEEWLQDPLGRWYKLQPSSAAMELRINQKVTNLSVNQTDLEMEVKEGEGAELTCALTSGDPASLYSLTWFYMRRGSSSSPRVPLVILGHDGVLKYPEDQDNRGLQDQKGRLIFSSPSHGTFLLGLQRALQGDSGVYQCQVDQYKLNHGNWELIATNQSGKTNLTVRRPIEDVSEVLSEQGFVTESVLGIFIPLVCILAILVMVLSIKLKRKGSAGNKKQANSLCLEVNPLNPRPED; this is translated from the exons ATGGGGTGTCTCCAGTCGTACATTACCAGTATCCTGCTCCTCCTGAGTGGACTCATCCAATGGG GCGGGGCCAGGGTGCTTGTAGAGGTGCAGTCTGGCCCTCTGCATCGTGTGATTGGCTACCCTATCTCCATCTCCTGCAACGTGAGTGGCTTCTCTAACCCGTCGGCCCAGCAGGACTTCAGATTCTCAGTCTACAAGCCAAAAAACCCCACCCAGGAGATCCAGATCATCAGCACAGATGACAACAACTATGCCATGGCAGTGTACGGTGCCCGCGTCAGGGGGGATGTCATCACTCTGGAGCGCCTGTCAGTGACCTCGGTCCTCTTCCACGTGAAGAGTCTGGAGGATGGGGACGAGGGCGAGTACGAGTGCCACACCCCAAACTCAGAAGTTGTATATGACGGGACGTACAACGCAAAGACCACATTGAAGG TGATTAAGGACACCCTGACCGCCTCCTCCACTGGCCCCGCCTCCTTTAGTCTATCAGAGGGTGACGACCTAACCCTGCAATGTCTCGCCTCCACCAACACTTTCCAGCACACCCACCTGTCCATCACCTGGTATCACCATGGAGACAGGGAGGCCTCGCCCCACCCCATCATCTCTCTGGACCGTGATTTGACGGTGAGTCCGGGTCAGCGGTTTGAGGGTCGGTACCAGAAGGGGCTCATTGTTCTGGACAAGCTGGAGGAGGCCACCTACAGGCTGAAGATGGCCAGGATTGAGCTGTCCGATGCAGGGATGATCTACTGCCATGCCCAGGAGTGGATCCAAGACCCAGACCGAAGCTGGTACCCAATTGCCCAAAAAGACACACAGCCAACCATGTTGGAGGTCAAAGCCATAG TGGTGGCTCCAGACCAGGGCTCTGGTTCTATGGTGGTGAGGATGATCGTGCACAAAACACAGCTTCAGGAGGGGGAGGAGCTATCCTTGCATTGCATTGTGGATACACAGGGCCCAGTGGGTCAGTTCTTCTCAGTGGCCTGGGTCAAGGACAACCAGGAGCTGGCCCAGATTGGGCCCACAGGGGTTCTGTCTGTGGGGCCGGAGTACGGTGGGCGAGAGAGTGGGGGTGAGCTGAGAGCTGTGCGAATGAGGGAGAAGACACACCTGCTCACCCTGCGACCCGTCAGAACCCAGGACCAGGGAGTGTACCACTGCAGGGCCTGGCCACAGGAGAGGGATGGGAACGGGGTCTTCACACAGGGATCCACCCAGGACTCCACCACAGAGACTATCACCATCACAGCTACAG AAAGTGGTTTGGCTGTTGCCATGGAGACCCAACAGGTGAGTGTTGACGAAGGGGATGCACTACAACTCACCTGTAGAGTGAGCGGGGTCAAGGGTCAGCTCTCTGTCACCTGGCAACACAGATCAGCCTCAATGGCAACAGGCCACTTCAGTGATATCATCAGCCTGAGCCGGGTGGGTGTGATGGAACTGGGGGCAGAGTTTGGGAAGCGTAATGTTCGTACAATGCGTCCCATGGCAGACACATTCACCCTGGAGCTGGGTGAGGTCACGCCCTCTGATGCAGGAGCCTATCAGTGCACCGTCTCTGAGTGGACCACGGAAGCCAACGGCAACGGCAAGAAAACTCACAGCCAATCACAGGACTGCAGCGTGGAGGTCCATCATGTGG AGTCTCTGCTGAGTGTGTACCTGAGTAGTCGTGGTGTCCAGGTGACAGTGGGGGGTGAGGTGGAGCTGGTGTGTCGGGTTCAAGGGCCCTCCCTCCCGGTTACTGTAACGTGGAGCCTGCAGCGTGAGGGGCAGTCTGCCCCAGACAACATCCTGACCCTGTCGTACACTGGTGACATCACGTGGAGTGGCGACCAGAGCAACTACCAGTTGAGGGCGACCACCGGGAAGAAGGAAGTGCGTTACTACCTCCGCATCATCAAAGCGAGCCACAAGGAGACTGGGCGCTACCAGTGTGTGATCTCAGCGTTCCTGCTAGGGAGACACAGAAAGCCGTGGAACTCCAACGCTCTGGGTGTGCTGGTCCAGACTCCAG agAGTGTACTCACCTTGTCCTCTAGCTCCTcccctctggataagagtgtcaagACAGACATACAGATGGAATGCTCCGTAGCCAAAGCAACCTCTAACTCATCCCGCTTCGCTGTCAGCTGGTTGGCCCAGAAGAACGGGGAGGGGAACAAGACGGTCCTCAGCTCCGACCGTGATGCTGTGATAACGCTAGGGCTGGGATCAGGAACAGAACAGCGAATCAGCATGAGAAGACGTGAGGGGCGGAGCTTTGAGCTGACCATTCGACAGGCCCGTAGCTGGGACAATGGGATGTACTACTGCGTGGTGGAGGAGTGGCTACAGGATCCTCACGGCCAATGGTACAAGCTCCAGCCCTCTTCTGCAGCCATGGAACTCCGCCTACAAGAGACGG tgagtGACCTCAGTGTGGATAAGACAGAACAGGAGACGGAggtcagagagggggagggagtggaGCTAACTTGCACTTTGACCTCTGGTGCTTCTGACCCCGCCTCACTCTATGCCCTCACCTGGTTCTACTTGAAGCgtggctcctcctcctcttccagagtTCCTCTCGTGATTCTGGGCCGTGACGGCTTACTGAAGTACCCAGATGACAAGTGGCACCAGGACCAGAAGGGGAGGCTGATCTTCTCCAGGCCCACTCATGGTACCTTTCTGCTGGGTCTGCAGAGAGCTCTTCAGGGTGACAGTGGAGTCTACCAGTGCCAAGTGGACCAGTACAAGCTCAATCATGAGGGCATCTGGGAACAGACTGCTTCAGACCAATCAGGCACAGCTGACCTCACAGTAAAACCAATAG AGAGTGTACTCACCTTGTCCTCTAGTCCCTCCCCTCTGGATCAGAGTgtcaacacagacatacagatgGAATGCTCCGTCGTCAAGCCAACCGCTAACTCCTCCCGCTTCGCTGTCATCTGGTTGGCTCAGAAGAAGGGGGAGGGGAACCAGACCATCCTTCACTCATACCATGACGCCGTGGTAACGGTAGGCCAAGGTGCGGGATTAGGTGGTGAACAGCGAATCAGCATGAGGAGAAGTGAGGGTCGACGCTTCAAGCTGACCATTCGACAAGCACGTAGCTGGGATAGTGGGATGTACTACTGCGTGGTGGAGGAGTGGCTACAGGATCCTCTTGGTCGATGGTACAAGCTCCAGCCCTCTTCTGCAGCCATGGAACTCCGTATAAACCAGAAAG TGACTAATCTCAGTGTTAACCAGACAGATCTGGAGATGGAGGTcaaagagggggagggggcagAGTTGACCTGTGCCTTGACCTCAGGTGATCccgcctctctctactctctcacctGGTTCTACATGAGGCgtggctcctcctcctctcccagggTTCCTCTAGTGATTTTGGGCCATGATGGTGTCCTGAAGTACCCTGAGGACCAGGACAACCGAGGGCTCCAGGACCAGAAGGGGAGGCTGATATTCTCCAGTCCCTCTCATGGTACCTTTCTGCTGGGTCTGCAGAGAGCTCTTCAGGGTGACAGTGGAGTCTACCAGTGTCAAGTGGACCAGTACAAGCTCAATCATGGCAACTGGGAATTAATCGCCACCAACCAATCAGGAAAAACCAACCTCACTGTACGACGACCAATAG AAGATGTGTCTGAGGTGCTGTCTGAACAAGGATTCGTCACTGAATCAGTTCTCGGCATCTTCATCCCTCTTGTCTGTATCCTGGCGATTCTTGTCATGGTGCTGTCAATCAAGCTGAAGCGGAAGGGCTCAGCTGGAAACAAGAAACAGGCCAACTCTCTGTGCCTGGAGGTTAACCCACTGAATCCACGCCCAGAAGACTGa